In Pseudoalteromonas carrageenovora IAM 12662, the following proteins share a genomic window:
- a CDS encoding Na(+)-translocating NADH-quinone reductase subunit A, with protein sequence MINIKKGLDLPLEGAPQQVIHDGSAVKRVAVLGEEFIGMRPTMHVRVDDQVKKGQVLFEDKKNPGVLFTAPASGTVKEINRGAKRVLQSVVIEVAGSEQITFDSFSADELSSLDREKAKEVLIQSGQWTALRVRPFSKVAAVDENPSSIFVTAIDTNPLAADPAVIIAENAAAFEAGLAVVSRLTDGKVFVCKKAGSQVPSSSIAQVEVHEFGGVHPAGLVGTHIHHLDAVSVSKKVWHIGYQDVIAFGHLFLTGEINADRVISLAGPRVKNPRLVKTQLGASLDDLVAGELEDGDNRVISGSVLSGSISNGVHAFLGRYHVQVSVLLEGREKELFGWIAPGSNKFSVTRTFLSHLAPSRLFKMTTSTGGSKRAMVPIGSYERVMPLDILPTLLLRDLIARDLDSAISLGALELDEEDLALCTFVCPGKYEYGSILRDCLTTIEKEG encoded by the coding sequence ATGATCAACATAAAAAAAGGTCTGGATTTACCCTTAGAGGGCGCGCCACAGCAAGTTATACATGACGGTTCTGCTGTCAAACGTGTAGCTGTGCTTGGCGAAGAGTTTATCGGTATGCGTCCAACCATGCATGTTCGTGTGGATGACCAAGTCAAAAAAGGCCAAGTTCTTTTTGAAGATAAAAAGAACCCAGGCGTCCTATTTACTGCTCCAGCTTCTGGCACAGTAAAAGAAATAAATCGTGGTGCTAAACGTGTGCTGCAATCTGTTGTTATTGAAGTAGCAGGCAGTGAGCAAATCACCTTTGACTCTTTCAGTGCAGATGAGCTTTCGAGCTTAGATCGTGAAAAAGCCAAAGAAGTACTTATCCAGTCAGGTCAGTGGACGGCACTTCGTGTTCGCCCATTTAGCAAAGTAGCGGCTGTGGATGAAAATCCTAGTTCTATTTTTGTGACCGCAATCGACACAAACCCATTAGCTGCAGATCCTGCAGTGATTATTGCCGAAAATGCAGCTGCATTTGAAGCGGGTCTTGCTGTTGTTTCGCGTTTGACCGATGGTAAAGTATTTGTGTGTAAAAAAGCAGGCAGCCAAGTTCCTAGCTCATCTATCGCTCAAGTAGAAGTACATGAGTTTGGTGGTGTGCATCCGGCTGGCCTCGTTGGCACTCATATCCATCATCTTGATGCTGTATCTGTTAGCAAAAAAGTGTGGCACATTGGTTACCAAGACGTTATTGCGTTTGGTCACTTGTTCCTTACTGGTGAAATTAACGCAGACCGTGTTATTTCGCTTGCAGGTCCTCGCGTTAAAAACCCACGTTTAGTGAAAACACAACTAGGTGCTTCATTGGATGACTTAGTAGCTGGTGAATTAGAAGACGGAGATAACCGCGTTATTTCTGGTTCTGTTTTATCGGGTTCTATTTCAAACGGTGTTCATGCATTCTTAGGTCGTTACCACGTTCAAGTATCAGTTTTACTTGAAGGTCGCGAAAAAGAATTGTTTGGCTGGATTGCACCAGGTAGTAATAAATTCTCTGTAACGCGTACATTCCTTTCTCACCTTGCACCGAGTCGTTTATTTAAAATGACAACGTCTACAGGTGGTTCAAAACGTGCCATGGTACCAATTGGTAGCTACGAGCGCGTAATGCCGTTAGATATTTTGCCAACTCTATTATTACGTGACTTAATCGCACGTGACTTAGACAGTGCAATTTCATTAGGCGCGCTTGAACTTGATGAAGAAGATTTAGCGTTATGTACCTTCGTTTGTCCAGGCAAATACGAGTATGGTTCTATCCTGCGCGATTGCTTAACTACGATCGAGAAGGAAGGCTAG
- a CDS encoding NADH:ubiquinone reductase (Na(+)-transporting) subunit B: MGLKKYLEDIEPNFEAGGKYEKFYALYEAAATIFYTPGYVNKGATHVRDNIDLKRMMILVWMATFPAMFFGMFNIGHQAAGALAQGFELANSWQVGLFQLFGGELTAESGWGAKMFYGACFFLPIYAVTFAVGGFWEVIFASVRKHEINEGFFVTSVLFALILPATIPLWQVALGITFGVVIAKEIFGGTGRNFLNPALAGRAFLFFAYPAQISGDTVWTAVDSFSGATMLGQAFAGTLDYANMELWWNAFYGFIQGSVGETSTLALLVGGLFLIYVRIASWRIVLGVFLGMVATAFLLNAVGSENNPVFAMPWHWHLVLGGFAFGMFFMATDPVSAAFTDKGKFAYGALIGFMVVMIRVVNPAFPEGMMLAILFANLFAPLFDHFVVQANIKRRLARNV, translated from the coding sequence ATGGGTTTAAAAAAATATCTAGAAGATATCGAGCCGAATTTTGAAGCCGGTGGTAAATATGAAAAGTTCTACGCTCTGTATGAAGCAGCAGCAACAATTTTTTATACACCAGGCTATGTAAATAAAGGCGCGACACACGTACGCGATAACATCGACCTAAAACGTATGATGATTTTAGTGTGGATGGCGACGTTCCCAGCTATGTTTTTTGGTATGTTCAATATCGGTCATCAGGCCGCAGGTGCTTTAGCACAAGGTTTTGAACTAGCAAATTCTTGGCAGGTTGGTCTGTTCCAGTTATTTGGTGGTGAATTAACTGCTGAATCAGGCTGGGGCGCTAAAATGTTCTACGGAGCATGTTTCTTCTTACCTATCTACGCAGTAACGTTTGCGGTAGGTGGTTTTTGGGAAGTTATATTTGCTTCAGTGCGTAAACATGAAATTAACGAAGGTTTCTTCGTAACGTCTGTTTTATTTGCACTGATACTGCCTGCAACAATTCCTTTATGGCAAGTTGCGTTAGGTATTACGTTTGGTGTTGTAATCGCTAAAGAAATCTTTGGTGGTACTGGCCGTAACTTCTTAAACCCTGCTTTAGCGGGCCGTGCATTTTTATTCTTCGCATACCCAGCTCAAATTTCAGGTGACACAGTATGGACAGCAGTAGATTCTTTCTCTGGTGCAACTATGCTAGGCCAAGCGTTTGCTGGCACACTTGATTATGCAAACATGGAATTATGGTGGAATGCGTTTTACGGTTTCATTCAAGGTTCTGTAGGTGAAACATCTACACTTGCATTATTAGTAGGTGGTTTGTTCTTAATATACGTTCGTATCGCTTCTTGGCGCATCGTACTAGGTGTATTCCTAGGTATGGTAGCAACTGCATTTTTATTAAATGCTGTTGGCTCAGAAAATAACCCAGTATTTGCAATGCCTTGGCATTGGCATTTAGTACTAGGTGGATTTGCGTTCGGTATGTTCTTTATGGCTACTGACCCTGTTTCTGCTGCATTTACCGATAAAGGTAAGTTCGCTTACGGCGCGCTTATTGGCTTTATGGTAGTTATGATCCGTGTTGTGAACCCTGCTTTCCCAGAAGGTATGATGCTAGCAATCTTATTTGCTAACTTATTCGCTCCATTGTTCGATCACTTTGTAGTGCAAGCTAATATTAAGCGGAGGTTGGCACGTAATGTCTAG
- a CDS encoding Na(+)-translocating NADH-quinone reductase subunit C, whose translation MSSNNESIGKTLTVVVALCLVCAIIVSFASVQLRPLQQANKNKDIQSNILAAAGIDKVENVLETFDAKIEARVVNMTTGEFVDTDPTIFDFEKSKYDAELSVSLKEKGVTDIAGIQRVTKESPVYISKKEDGSVDAIILPIQGYGLWGLMYGFISLESDGETVKGIIFYKHNETPGLGGEIQNPQWTATWEGKELPIQIVKGTAGGDEHKIDGLSGATLTSNGVDNAVDFWTGENGFGPFLAKVRKGALK comes from the coding sequence ATGTCTAGTAATAACGAATCAATCGGCAAAACGTTAACGGTTGTTGTAGCACTATGTTTAGTGTGTGCAATCATTGTATCGTTTGCTTCTGTACAGCTTCGTCCTTTACAGCAAGCTAATAAAAACAAAGATATTCAAAGCAATATCTTAGCTGCTGCGGGCATCGATAAAGTTGAAAATGTGTTAGAAACATTTGACGCTAAAATCGAAGCACGTGTTGTAAACATGACTACGGGTGAGTTTGTAGATACAGACCCAACAATCTTCGATTTTGAAAAAAGCAAATATGATGCTGAATTAAGCGTTTCTCTTAAAGAGAAAGGCGTAACAGACATTGCTGGTATTCAACGTGTGACTAAAGAGTCGCCGGTGTATATCTCTAAAAAAGAAGATGGTTCAGTTGATGCAATCATTCTTCCTATCCAAGGCTACGGCTTATGGGGCTTAATGTATGGTTTTATCTCGCTTGAAAGCGATGGTGAAACTGTTAAAGGTATTATCTTTTACAAGCATAATGAAACCCCTGGTCTTGGTGGCGAAATTCAAAACCCACAGTGGACTGCTACATGGGAAGGCAAAGAACTGCCAATTCAAATTGTTAAAGGTACTGCAGGCGGTGATGAGCATAAGATCGATGGTCTTTCAGGTGCTACATTAACGTCTAACGGTGTTGACAATGCAGTTGACTTTTGGACTGGTGAAAATGGCTTTGGCCCTTTCCTTGCAAAAGTACGTAAAGGAGCATTGAAATAA
- a CDS encoding NADH:ubiquinone reductase (Na(+)-transporting) subunit D produces MADTKEMKAVLFGPVLANNPIALQVLGICSALAVTSSLKNALIMSIALTLVTAFSSFFISLIRNQIPSSVRIIVQMTIIASLVIVVDQVLQAFSYATAKELSVFVGLIITNCIVMGRAEAYAMKSPPLMSFLDGIGNGLGYSVVLLTVGFIRELFGKGSLFGVDIIPLVQDGGWYQPMGLLILPPSAFFIIGLFIWVLRTFKKDQVEAKA; encoded by the coding sequence ATGGCTGATACTAAAGAAATGAAGGCGGTCCTGTTTGGTCCGGTTTTAGCTAACAACCCAATCGCACTACAAGTACTTGGTATTTGTTCTGCGCTAGCGGTAACGTCTAGCTTAAAAAATGCGTTAATCATGTCAATCGCATTGACATTAGTAACTGCATTTTCGAGCTTCTTTATCTCGCTTATTCGTAATCAGATCCCATCATCTGTACGTATCATCGTACAAATGACAATTATTGCATCATTGGTAATCGTTGTTGACCAAGTATTACAAGCATTCTCTTACGCTACGGCAAAAGAGCTTTCTGTATTCGTTGGTCTAATTATTACTAACTGTATCGTAATGGGTCGTGCTGAAGCATACGCGATGAAATCGCCACCACTTATGTCATTCCTTGACGGTATTGGTAATGGCTTAGGCTACTCTGTAGTACTTCTTACTGTTGGCTTTATTCGTGAGCTATTTGGTAAGGGTTCACTATTCGGTGTTGATATTATCCCATTAGTACAAGATGGCGGTTGGTATCAGCCTATGGGTCTATTGATTTTACCACCGAGTGCATTCTTCATCATTGGTTTATTCATTTGGGTACTTCGTACCTTTAAGAAAGACCAAGTAGAAGCTAAAGCGTAA